In one window of SAR202 cluster bacterium DNA:
- the hisH gene encoding imidazole glycerol phosphate synthase subunit HisH yields the protein MKLVVVDYESGNLRSVAKALEQTGARPVISQDPGELLSADAAILPGVGAGDAAMKALRKRGLVDPLREFAASGRPFMGVCLGLQLLMDSTDEGNAECLGIVPGRVRLLPLGQKVPHMGWNSVELSTAHPVLKDVPSKSYFYFVHSYYVQPADNSVTIGSTDYGVGFCSLLARDNLIATQFHPEKSGPLGLKLYRNFVEHAALVSSRR from the coding sequence CTGAAGCTGGTAGTGGTGGACTACGAGTCCGGCAACTTGCGGAGCGTCGCCAAGGCGCTAGAGCAGACCGGGGCACGGCCTGTCATATCGCAAGACCCCGGGGAGCTGCTGTCGGCAGACGCGGCCATCCTGCCCGGCGTAGGCGCCGGCGATGCCGCCATGAAGGCGCTGCGAAAGCGCGGCCTGGTGGATCCCCTTCGCGAATTCGCGGCGTCGGGCCGGCCGTTCATGGGGGTATGCCTGGGCCTGCAACTCCTCATGGACAGCACCGACGAGGGCAACGCCGAGTGTCTGGGCATTGTGCCGGGGCGAGTGCGTCTGCTGCCGCTGGGACAAAAGGTGCCGCACATGGGCTGGAACTCGGTGGAATTATCGACCGCGCACCCAGTTCTTAAAGACGTCCCATCGAAGTCCTACTTCTATTTCGTCCACAGCTATTATGTTCAGCCCGCCGACAACAGCGTGACCATAGGCTCCACCGATTACGGTGTGGGGTTTTGCAGTCTGTTGGCTCGCGACAACCTCATCGCCACCCAGTTCCATCCTGAGAAAAGCGGGCCGTTGGGGTTGAAGCTCTATCGAAATTTTGTGGAGCACGCCGCCCTGGTGTCGTCGCGGCGGTAG
- the hisA gene encoding 1-(5-phosphoribosyl)-5-[(5-phosphoribosylamino)methylideneamino]imidazole-4-carboxamide isomerase: MEVIPAIDLKDGACVRLYQGDFQRQTVFSREPSEMAKRWESEGAKRLHVVDLNGSRDGYMVNLEAVKAIVASVNIPVQVGGGIRSLESAQSLVASGVNRVVVGTAAVENPGLVEILCKSLGSGRVVVAVDAKGGKVAIKGWQERTDVNTVDLAMEMIKRGAERFLYTDIARDGTLMSPNFEGVSDLVRRTGKAVLASGGVSTVEDIRLLGPTGAEGVVVGSALYRGMMELGEAIKAAGES; the protein is encoded by the coding sequence ATGGAAGTCATCCCGGCCATCGACCTCAAGGACGGCGCCTGCGTCCGGCTCTACCAGGGCGATTTCCAGCGACAGACGGTGTTCTCACGCGAGCCCTCGGAGATGGCAAAGCGATGGGAGTCGGAGGGCGCTAAGCGCCTACATGTCGTGGACCTGAATGGCTCCCGGGACGGTTACATGGTCAACCTGGAAGCCGTGAAAGCGATTGTCGCCAGCGTAAATATCCCTGTGCAGGTGGGCGGCGGCATTCGCAGCCTGGAGTCCGCCCAAAGCCTTGTGGCATCGGGCGTTAACAGGGTGGTGGTAGGCACGGCGGCTGTGGAGAACCCGGGACTGGTGGAGATATTATGCAAGAGTCTGGGCAGCGGCAGAGTGGTGGTGGCGGTGGATGCCAAGGGCGGCAAGGTGGCGATCAAGGGATGGCAAGAGCGCACGGACGTGAACACCGTGGACTTGGCGATGGAGATGATAAAGCGGGGGGCGGAGCGGTTCCTATACACGGACATCGCGCGGGACGGCACTCTCATGTCACCTAACTTTGAGGGTGTATCAGACCTGGTGAGGCGCACCGGCAAGGCCGTGCTAGCGTCAGGAGGCGTAAGCACTGTCGAGGACATTCGCCTGCTGGGGCCGACAGGGGCCGAAGGGGTGGTGGTGGGCAGCGCTCTGTACCGGGGAATGATGGAGCTAGGAGAGGCGATAAAGGCGGCGGGAGAATCGTAG
- a CDS encoding class I SAM-dependent methyltransferase: MDMTSKPAHNKEHIEAMLSPERRRELDPYELLLQLPLDPYHRIADIGCGPGHLAIPMAKLVPHGKIYALDIEDEMLEAMKARVAEAKLSNIEVQKCGESDFPIEDGAMDGIMLAYVAHHNSDKQAFMSAATRLLKNGGWCAVLEWHKKDSDDGPPTEMRVSPEDMIDLATQAGVKLHRRRELNPNQYFLLFTK, encoded by the coding sequence ATGGACATGACATCTAAACCCGCGCACAACAAGGAACATATTGAAGCCATGCTTTCGCCCGAGCGGAGGCGGGAGTTAGACCCCTACGAGCTGCTATTGCAGCTGCCCCTGGACCCCTACCATCGAATCGCCGACATTGGCTGCGGGCCGGGGCATCTTGCCATACCTATGGCCAAGCTGGTGCCCCACGGCAAAATTTACGCCCTGGACATTGAGGATGAGATGCTGGAGGCCATGAAAGCGCGGGTGGCCGAGGCCAAGCTGTCCAACATTGAGGTCCAAAAGTGCGGCGAGTCGGATTTCCCGATAGAGGACGGGGCCATGGACGGAATAATGCTGGCCTATGTGGCCCATCACAATTCCGACAAACAGGCCTTCATGTCGGCGGCCACCAGGCTGTTAAAGAACGGGGGCTGGTGCGCAGTGCTGGAATGGCACAAGAAGGATAGCGACGACGGCCCTCCCACGGAGATGCGGGTCTCGCCTGAGGACATGATAGACCTTGCTACCCAGGCGGGCGTTAAGCTCCACCGCCGCCGGGAGCTGAATCCCAACCAGTATTTCCTGCTGTTCACCAAGTAG